Within the Natranaeroarchaeum sulfidigenes genome, the region GTGGGCGCTGGAGTCGATTACGGACACGCTACTGGAAGCCGTCGATCGGGGGCTCTGGGACGCCGACGAGGAGACCGTCGCCGAGTTACGCGATCTGAATCTCGACGTCGACGGCGATCTGGAGGCGCGTGCCGCACGCGACCCAGCGGAGGTGATCGGCGATGACGACTGATCGAAACGGACGACGGATCGCCACGGACGGCGGCGAGGAGTTCGAGGAGTACGCCGATCTGGGCGCGACAACCGCGGACGCCATGGCGATCGCGGAGACGAGCATGGACCGGGTTCACGAGCTCGTCCCGCAGGAGCGGCCGAACGATCGATTGCGGGCCAAGTCGGTCCACGCCACCGGCGATTCCGAGTTCCAGTACCTGATGCGCTTCGCGAACGATCCGGTGCCCGCGGGTGCGCGGGCCGTCCTCGACGAGCGGCCGATCGTCACCGACATCACGATGGTGAAATCGGGGATCACCGGCCGCGGCCACGACTGCGAGGTGCGCAAAGCGATCGGCAACGGTGCCGAACTCGCTGCCGAGACTGGGATGACCCGAACAGCGGCGAGCGTCCTTGAACTCGACAGAGAAGGCGTCTACGAGGATGCCATCGCAGTCGTGGGGAACGCGCCGACGGCGGCGCTCGCGCTGGCCGACTGCATCGAGCAGGGAACTCGTCCCGCAGTAGTGGTCGCGACGCCGGTCGGCTTCGTCAAGGCCGCAGAGAGCCGACAGCGGTTGCGGGACGTCGTGGGGGAGTACGATGTCCCGGCGGTCACCAACGTCGGCCGACGGGGCGGCTCCGGGCTCGCAGCCGGGTTGACAAACGAGTTCGTCCACGTCGCTAGCGACGTTCGGAGCGGCGAGACGACGCTAGACGCGCTCGAGGCGGGAGAGCTGTGAGCGACGACGAGTACGACCTCGATTCCGGTCCCGACCCGGCCGAATACGCGGCCACATCGCCGGAACCGCCGGAGCAAGAGGATGGCACCGATCCGGTTCACGCGGTCGGAATCGGTCCCGGTAACTCGGAGTACCTCGTCCCCCGCGGCGAGCGTGCGATCCGCGAGGCCGACGTCGTGGTCGGCTTCGAGACCGTCGTCGAGTTCGTCGGCGATCTGACGGATGCCGACCTGCTGACCTGCGGCTATCGGGACGAGGCGGCCGCACTGACCGAGTTCGCCGACCGTGTCACCGCGGGCGAGCGCGGGACCGCCGTGCTGATGGGCGATCCGAACCACTCGGGCTACCAGTTCGTCGGGAAAGTAGAGCGGGCGGTCGACGAGGCGACCGACGGCGGAGTCGATCTCCGGGTCGTCCCCGGAATCTCCTCGTTGCAGGTTGCCGCGAGCTACGGCCGGACGCCGATGGAAGACACGACCTTCGTCACGCTGCACAAGAGCGGCGACCTCGCCGCGGACCTCGCCCGCCTCCGGCAAGACGTCGGCGAGCGCCACCTCCTCGTCCTCCCGCGTCCGTTCGACTGGATGCCCGGCGACATCGCGGCCAACCTGCTCAAGCACGGCGGGCAGGTCGACGATACCGCGCTCGTCCTCGAACGGCTCACACACGACGATCAGTCGATCACGCGGACGACGCTCGGGGCGCTGGCGGAGCACGCGGGCGGCAGCGGGCCGGAAGAAACCCCGTTCTCCGATCTCTCAGTGCTCGCGGTGCGGCGGTAGCGGAGGGGTCACGCCGTGGCGGTAGCGAAGGGCCCCGCCGTGGCGCTCACACAGAGCGACCCATTCAGAGCCGGTAGACGACCGCCTCGTACGGTCGCAGTGTCGCGCCAGCCGGATCGCGCGGCGACTCCTCGTAGTTGCTCGTGACGATCGATTCCGGCGTGGTGTCGACACTCGCCCCCTCGAAAACGGCCGGCTCGGCCGACCAGTTGAGCACGATCAGGAACGTCCCCTCCGTGCCGGTTCGGGTGTAGGCAAAGAGCTGGTCGTGATCGGGGGCCAAGAGCTCGAAGTCGCCGTAGACGAGCGCGTCCTCGGCAGCCCGCAGGTCGATCAGCCGGCGATAGTACTGCCGGATCGATCCCTGCTGCGCTCGCGCTTTTTCGACGTTGATCGCCGGATAGTTCCCGTTGAGCGGGAGCCACGGCTCGCCGTCTGTGAACCCGGCGTTCTCGGAGTCGTCCCACTGCATCGGCGTCCGGGCGTTGTCCCGGGTCATGTACTCGACGAACTCGCGGACCTCGTCGTAGCCCTCGATCTCGCCGGCCTCGATCAGATCCTCAATCGCGCCGATCGTCATGGGGTCGTCGAGGTCGTCGATCGTGGGCCACTCGGCGTTGGTCATGCCGATCTCCTCGCCCTGATAAATAAAGGGTGTCCCACGACTCGTCAGCAGGAAGGTAGCGAGCAGTGTTGCGCTCTCCCTGTGGAACTCGTCGTCGTCGCCAAAGCGCGAGACGATGCGGGGCTGATCGTGGTTGCCGAGGTACTGGGCGTTCCAGCCGTCGTCGGTGAGATCGGCCTGCCAGCGGCGCATGATCTCTTTGAGCTCGGTGAGCTCCCAGTCGCCCCACCTCTCCGGATCCCAGCGTCCGCGCGGGCCGTTGTCCATGTACATATGCTCGAAGTGAAAGATCATGTCGAGCCCGTCGCCGCTCTCGCCGAGGTAGTCGTCGGCCATCTCGACGGTGGTATCGGCCATCTCCGCGACGGTCATCGCATCGTAGTTCGCGAAGGTCCGCTCGTGGAGTTCGCGCAGGTACTCGTGGATGCGTGGGCCGTGGCCGTACAGTTCGACGCCGGTCGGTTCGCGGTCCCCGGTGGCGTCGGGAAGCCCCTCCGGCTTGGAGATGAAGTGGATCGCGTCGATCCGGAAGCCGTCGATCCCCTTGTCGAGCCACCAGTTCACGAGGTCGGCGACCGCCTCGCGCACCTCGGGGGTGCGCCAGTTCAGATCGGGCTGTTTCTCGTCGAAGATGTGCAGATACCACTGCTCGCGTACCTCGTCGTAGCTCCAGGCCGACCCGCCCATGAACGAGCCCCAGTTGTTCGGCGGGACGGGATCACCGTTTTCGTTCACATCGCCGTCGCGCCAGTAGTAGTAGTTCTCGTAGCCTGCCTCTCGACGGCGGGACTGCTGGAACCACTCGTGTTCGTCCGAGGTGTGGTTGACCACGAGATCCATCACCAGCCGAATGTCGTGAGCGTGGAGCTCGGCAAGCAACTCCTCCCAGTCCTCGATCGAGCCGAACTCGGGATGGATCGACCGGTAGTCGCTGATGTCGTAGCCGTTGTCGGCCATCGGCGACCCGTAGACCGGACAGAGCCAGACGACGTCGACGCCGAGGTCGTCAAGATACTCGACGCGCTCGGTGATCCCCTGCAGGTCGCCGATCCCGTCGCCGTCCGAGTCGTTGAAACTGCGCGGATAGATCTGGTAGACGACCGCCTCCTTCCACCACTCGCGGTCGACCGCTGTGTTGTCCATACCCACCACTCTCCGCGGACGCTTGCAAGCGTTTCGGCCCCCGTCTCCTGAGCAGTCACCGCAGCGAACCGACGAACCAATACCGGGTGCGGCCCAATCGCCGATAATGGATATTCGGTTTCTCGGCGGCGCGCGCGAAGTCGGCCGGAGCGCGATCCTCGTCGACGACTCCCTGCTGCTCGATTTCGGCATGCTGACCGCCACCCCGCCACAGTTTCCGATCGAGACGCCCTCTCCCGACGCCGTCGTCGTCTCCCACGGCCATCTCGATCACGTTGGGACGCTCCCGGCGCTGCTATCGGGAAGGGACCGACCAGCGATTCACTGGACGCCGCCGACCGCGGAACTCGCGGGGACGCTCGCGCGGGATACGCTGAAATTGCATGGTGGGACGCTGCAGTGTCCATTCACCGAGACGGACGTCGGACGGATGACACAGGTCTCGGAGACCCACGGCTACTGCGAGCCCTTCGAGACGGCGGGCTACGAGATCACGTTCTACAGTGCAGGGCACATTCCGGGCTCGGCACACGTGCTCGTCGACGACGGGGATACCCGACTGCTGTACACGGGAGATTTCCACACGGACGATCAGCGGCTCGTCTCCGGAACGACGGCCCGGCCCGACGCTGACGTCGTGCTCTGTGAGAGCACGTACTCGGACGTCGACCACGATGAGAGGGACATTCTCGAAGAGCGGTTCGTCGAGAGCGTCGAGACGACGCTCTGGCAGGGCGGCACGGTCGTCGTCCCCGCCTTCGCCATCGGCCGAACCCAGGAGATGCTGCTGATCTGTGCGGCCCACGATATCCCGTGTTACGTCGACGGGATGGGGAAAGAGGTTACGCGCATGCTCCTGCGCCACCCCGAGTTCGTCCGTGACGCCGAGGCGCTCAGGCGTGCGAAGTCCCACGCCCGCTTCGTTACCGGACGAGACGGCCAACGAACGCGGATTACCGACCAGAAGGCCGTGATCATCACGACCAGCGGGATGCTCAGCGGCGGCCCCGCGATGACGTACATCCCCGAGATCAGGTCGAACCCCACGAACAAGATCACCATGACCGGCTATCAGGTCGAGGGGACGCCGGGCCGGGAGCTGATCGAGACCGGCAGCGCCGAGCTCGACGGCCGGATCATGCCGGTCAGTGCGCAGGTCGAGCAGTACGACTTCT harbors:
- a CDS encoding MBL fold metallo-hydrolase — protein: MDIRFLGGAREVGRSAILVDDSLLLDFGMLTATPPQFPIETPSPDAVVVSHGHLDHVGTLPALLSGRDRPAIHWTPPTAELAGTLARDTLKLHGGTLQCPFTETDVGRMTQVSETHGYCEPFETAGYEITFYSAGHIPGSAHVLVDDGDTRLLYTGDFHTDDQRLVSGTTARPDADVVLCESTYSDVDHDERDILEERFVESVETTLWQGGTVVVPAFAIGRTQEMLLICAAHDIPCYVDGMGKEVTRMLLRHPEFVRDAEALRRAKSHARFVTGRDGQRTRITDQKAVIITTSGMLSGGPAMTYIPEIRSNPTNKITMTGYQVEGTPGRELIETGSAELDGRIMPVSAQVEQYDFSAHADQGGLREFLQSYRDVPVLINHGDRCEVFAAELQDEGIEASAPTLGETIEL
- a CDS encoding precorrin-8X methylmutase — encoded protein: MTTDRNGRRIATDGGEEFEEYADLGATTADAMAIAETSMDRVHELVPQERPNDRLRAKSVHATGDSEFQYLMRFANDPVPAGARAVLDERPIVTDITMVKSGITGRGHDCEVRKAIGNGAELAAETGMTRTAASVLELDREGVYEDAIAVVGNAPTAALALADCIEQGTRPAVVVATPVGFVKAAESRQRLRDVVGEYDVPAVTNVGRRGGSGLAAGLTNEFVHVASDVRSGETTLDALEAGEL
- a CDS encoding cobalt-precorrin-7 (C(5))-methyltransferase, which codes for MSDDEYDLDSGPDPAEYAATSPEPPEQEDGTDPVHAVGIGPGNSEYLVPRGERAIREADVVVGFETVVEFVGDLTDADLLTCGYRDEAAALTEFADRVTAGERGTAVLMGDPNHSGYQFVGKVERAVDEATDGGVDLRVVPGISSLQVAASYGRTPMEDTTFVTLHKSGDLAADLARLRQDVGERHLLVLPRPFDWMPGDIAANLLKHGGQVDDTALVLERLTHDDQSITRTTLGALAEHAGGSGPEETPFSDLSVLAVRR
- a CDS encoding glycoside hydrolase family 13 protein; translation: MDNTAVDREWWKEAVVYQIYPRSFNDSDGDGIGDLQGITERVEYLDDLGVDVVWLCPVYGSPMADNGYDISDYRSIHPEFGSIEDWEELLAELHAHDIRLVMDLVVNHTSDEHEWFQQSRRREAGYENYYYWRDGDVNENGDPVPPNNWGSFMGGSAWSYDEVREQWYLHIFDEKQPDLNWRTPEVREAVADLVNWWLDKGIDGFRIDAIHFISKPEGLPDATGDREPTGVELYGHGPRIHEYLRELHERTFANYDAMTVAEMADTTVEMADDYLGESGDGLDMIFHFEHMYMDNGPRGRWDPERWGDWELTELKEIMRRWQADLTDDGWNAQYLGNHDQPRIVSRFGDDDEFHRESATLLATFLLTSRGTPFIYQGEEIGMTNAEWPTIDDLDDPMTIGAIEDLIEAGEIEGYDEVREFVEYMTRDNARTPMQWDDSENAGFTDGEPWLPLNGNYPAINVEKARAQQGSIRQYYRRLIDLRAAEDALVYGDFELLAPDHDQLFAYTRTGTEGTFLIVLNWSAEPAVFEGASVDTTPESIVTSNYEESPRDPAGATLRPYEAVVYRL